One Catillopecten margaritatus gill symbiont DNA window includes the following coding sequences:
- the algA gene encoding Alginate biosynthesis protein AlgA, which yields MANIIPVILSGGSGTRLWPLSRKQYPKQYLPLVGDNTMLQETILRLNGLGNLAEPIIICNAEHRFLVAEQCQQININNPTILLEPVGRNTAPAITAAALQSIKISNDAVLLVLSADHVIKDIEVFHQAINIALKQANNQKLVTFGIVPTEANTGYGYIKSTADGQVKAFVEKPDAKTAQSYLEQGNYLWNSGMFMFQAKTLISELTECSPDIVSAVSNAVSNATQDFDFIRLDKQAFESSPSDSIDYALMEKSSNVVVVPLDAGWNDIGAWSALYDIGEKDNKGNVIKGDVNTIGTTNTYINAHHHMVATIGVDNLIIIDTPDATLVATQDKAHEVKSIVESLHKDGRTEGGEHRKVHRPWGWYDSIESGEYFQVKRLHVKSGAKLSLQKHQKRAEHWVVVKGTATVTNDKKTFDLEKGESTYIPIGIIHALENKTNEPLELIEVQSGTYLGEDDIERLEDAYGRS from the coding sequence TTGGCTAATATAATTCCAGTAATTCTATCAGGCGGTTCAGGCACACGCCTTTGGCCGTTATCACGCAAGCAATACCCTAAGCAGTATTTGCCATTAGTGGGTGATAATACAATGTTGCAAGAAACTATTTTGCGTTTAAATGGGTTGGGTAACCTTGCAGAGCCAATTATTATTTGCAATGCCGAGCATCGTTTTTTGGTAGCAGAACAGTGTCAGCAGATTAACATCAACAACCCAACAATATTATTAGAACCAGTTGGTAGAAATACCGCTCCTGCAATTACTGCCGCTGCCTTACAATCGATTAAAATATCAAATGATGCGGTGTTATTGGTATTGTCAGCTGACCATGTGATTAAGGATATTGAAGTATTTCATCAGGCAATTAACATTGCATTAAAGCAAGCAAACAATCAAAAACTCGTTACTTTCGGCATTGTGCCAACAGAGGCAAACACAGGCTACGGCTATATCAAATCAACGGCAGATGGACAAGTAAAGGCCTTTGTTGAAAAGCCAGATGCAAAAACAGCGCAATCTTACTTAGAACAGGGCAATTATTTATGGAATTCTGGGATGTTTATGTTTCAGGCAAAAACATTAATTAGTGAACTTACCGAATGCTCACCTGATATCGTTAGTGCAGTGAGTAATGCAGTGAGTAATGCCACCCAAGATTTTGATTTTATCCGCTTAGATAAACAAGCTTTTGAATCCTCCCCGTCTGACTCCATAGATTACGCACTCATGGAAAAATCCAGCAATGTTGTGGTTGTGCCGTTGGATGCAGGGTGGAATGATATTGGCGCCTGGTCGGCACTGTATGATATTGGTGAAAAAGATAACAAGGGCAATGTTATTAAAGGTGATGTTAACACGATAGGCACTACCAATACTTATATCAATGCACACCACCATATGGTGGCAACGATTGGCGTAGATAATCTCATTATTATTGACACGCCTGATGCTACTTTGGTTGCCACCCAAGATAAAGCCCACGAAGTAAAAAGTATTGTGGAATCCTTGCATAAAGATGGGCGAACTGAAGGTGGCGAACATCGCAAAGTGCATCGTCCGTGGGGTTGGTATGATTCTATTGAGTCAGGTGAATATTTCCAAGTAAAAAGATTGCATGTAAAGTCAGGTGCAAAGCTATCCCTGCAAAAACACCAAAAACGCGCAGAACACTGGGTAGTCGTTAAAGGCACCGCCACAGTAACCAATGACAAAAAAACCTTTGACCTTGAAAAGGGTGAATCTACTTATATTCCAATCGGTATAATCCACGCCTTAGAAAATAAAACAAACGAACCATTGGAACTCATTGAAGTGCAGAGTGGCACCTACTTAGGCGAAGACGATATTGAACGATTAGAGGATGCTTATGGCAGAAGTTGA
- the yidC_1 gene encoding Membrane protein insertase YidC, whose amino-acid sequence MDLLFYIFIYPIEWLMQSILSGFYSLFGNYGISIIFLSIVINILILPLYYLAEFFKTQHQIHLSQLQPKIDFIKNNYQGQEQHSYLNALYKVYNYSPISSVKASLGLLLQIPFFFAAFHLLGNYTAFEGVSFGFITDLNQPDNLLFGQNLLPILMTLVNLFSAYFYAKNMSKSDTYQLWGLAGIFLVLLYFESAALLLYWTINNLFSLGKNWFEQRFDIAVFKSKLVNFLKTKFTRYSKNIESHANYLYSKIALLGWALFALIITTLLLIYLYVNTDDYEGMGLRMTYFIGVLVALTYFNFILILKNIIIDKRNVIFKAVILLLSVVVIALIYRFIKLEFIDEFNFKRGPLFAISLLLITVLLSLNALHKIKFIRNFQATPNIAFLIFAPLLLLVFLVNPVSLHFGGGEFDLTKEAFISFIASVFLVCSMTVFIVYKFSNTVFKTFLLFLGFYLLIVFGFYSFVDGKDYGLLDHFKFQAPDKLESSKYATFTEIFLLTLLAFFSVFSLSKYQQAIRKILTLVLSVLLLFVMINLSNMPEQEKNYNDRAQNIENTPVELPKNEINTTLAMSKEKNVLVFFLDAFSGIEMNKAFNEKAIFLDEYTGFTWYKNTLSTGSHTALSIAALLGGQNYTMDKMWERNIRDRQSYRDEIDKAYTIYPKVFIPNGWEFLHFAPEYVKKPHKEVNTVNMGLYRDYYLSQHDIKRPERTDALGRDMLFATGLFRISPRFLKKIIYDDGEWLGLYKSQDALFGNINKGATHWGFLNTFKNKLNASNSKKTFKFFHLLLPHAPYVVAKDGSLDPSKSSYSISAQKSLEIISKIIRKLKDKGVYNQTKIVLISDHGYHHYESKTPEFEKGFNNKTTVRAGAMYPLLLVKDFNTKGQLKSSGRFMSNIDLAGIVCATLESGCDIKDIDHTKINTNRILRSNPDAGKGQYATFEVKDNIFEIKNWKKIRQNAMP is encoded by the coding sequence ATGGATTTACTTTTCTATATCTTTATATATCCCATAGAATGGTTAATGCAAAGCATCTTGAGTGGTTTTTATTCGTTGTTTGGTAATTACGGTATTAGTATTATTTTCTTAAGTATTGTGATTAATATTTTAATTCTCCCGCTCTATTATTTAGCTGAATTCTTTAAAACCCAGCACCAAATACACCTAAGTCAATTACAGCCAAAAATCGATTTCATTAAAAATAATTATCAAGGGCAAGAACAGCATTCTTATCTAAATGCGTTGTATAAAGTTTATAACTATTCCCCTATCAGTAGTGTTAAAGCCTCGCTGGGTTTATTACTGCAAATTCCATTCTTCTTTGCGGCCTTTCATTTGTTGGGCAATTACACTGCGTTTGAGGGTGTTAGTTTTGGTTTTATCACAGACTTAAACCAACCTGACAATTTGTTATTTGGACAAAATCTATTGCCAATTTTAATGACCTTGGTTAATTTATTTTCAGCTTATTTTTATGCCAAAAATATGAGTAAAAGTGACACCTATCAACTCTGGGGCTTGGCAGGAATATTTTTAGTTCTGTTGTATTTTGAAAGTGCAGCACTGTTGCTTTATTGGACAATAAACAACTTGTTTTCTTTGGGTAAAAACTGGTTTGAGCAACGGTTCGATATTGCTGTATTTAAGTCAAAGTTGGTGAATTTCTTAAAGACTAAATTTACAAGATATTCAAAGAATATTGAGAGCCATGCAAATTATTTATATTCAAAAATAGCACTACTTGGCTGGGCATTATTTGCTTTAATAATTACCACACTTTTGTTGATTTATTTGTATGTTAATACGGATGATTATGAGGGAATGGGTTTGAGGATGACTTATTTTATTGGCGTGCTTGTTGCGCTCACTTATTTTAATTTTATACTGATATTGAAAAATATTATTATTGATAAGCGCAATGTCATTTTTAAAGCGGTTATTCTCTTGTTATCCGTTGTTGTTATTGCACTTATCTATCGCTTTATAAAACTTGAATTTATAGACGAGTTTAATTTTAAAAGAGGGCCTTTATTTGCAATAAGTCTCTTATTAATTACCGTGTTATTGTCGCTGAATGCATTGCATAAAATCAAGTTTATTCGTAATTTCCAAGCAACACCTAATATTGCTTTTTTAATCTTTGCACCTTTGTTATTGTTGGTATTTTTAGTAAATCCAGTGTCCTTGCATTTTGGTGGCGGGGAGTTTGATTTAACGAAAGAAGCCTTTATTTCTTTTATTGCCAGTGTTTTTCTTGTGTGCTCAATGACGGTATTTATTGTTTATAAATTTTCCAATACTGTTTTTAAGACTTTCCTGCTTTTTTTAGGTTTTTATTTGTTAATTGTCTTTGGTTTTTATTCTTTTGTAGATGGTAAAGATTACGGTTTATTAGATCACTTTAAGTTTCAGGCACCAGATAAATTAGAAAGTTCAAAATATGCTACCTTTACTGAAATATTTTTATTAACGCTTTTGGCATTTTTCAGTGTTTTTTCTTTATCTAAGTATCAGCAAGCAATTCGAAAAATATTGACCCTTGTTTTGTCGGTGTTGCTTTTGTTTGTAATGATAAACCTTTCCAATATGCCTGAACAAGAAAAAAATTATAACGATAGGGCGCAGAATATTGAAAATACTCCCGTTGAATTGCCAAAAAATGAAATAAATACAACTTTGGCAATGTCTAAAGAAAAAAATGTGTTGGTTTTTTTCTTAGATGCATTTAGTGGCATTGAAATGAACAAAGCCTTTAATGAAAAAGCAATATTTTTAGATGAATATACAGGGTTCACTTGGTATAAAAATACACTTTCAACAGGATCACACACTGCTTTGTCAATAGCAGCGTTACTTGGTGGGCAAAATTATACAATGGACAAAATGTGGGAGCGGAATATACGGGATAGGCAGTCTTATCGAGATGAAATAGATAAAGCCTACACAATTTACCCTAAGGTCTTTATCCCCAATGGCTGGGAGTTTCTTCACTTTGCACCAGAGTATGTAAAGAAACCACATAAAGAAGTTAATACTGTCAATATGGGTTTATACAGGGATTATTACTTATCACAACACGATATTAAAAGACCAGAACGCACAGATGCATTGGGGCGTGATATGTTATTCGCAACCGGGTTATTTAGAATTTCACCACGGTTCTTAAAGAAAATAATTTATGATGACGGAGAGTGGCTCGGACTTTATAAATCCCAAGATGCACTGTTTGGCAATATCAACAAAGGCGCAACACATTGGGGTTTCTTGAATACCTTTAAGAACAAACTCAATGCTTCCAATAGTAAAAAAACATTTAAATTTTTCCACCTTTTATTGCCACATGCGCCTTATGTGGTTGCCAAAGATGGTTCGCTTGACCCAAGTAAAAGTTCTTATTCAATTTCAGCACAGAAATCCTTGGAGATTATTTCTAAAATTATTAGAAAATTGAAAGACAAAGGGGTTTACAATCAAACCAAGATTGTTTTAATATCTGATCACGGTTATCATCACTACGAATCCAAAACACCAGAATTTGAAAAAGGCTTTAACAACAAAACAACCGTTCGCGCAGGGGCAATGTACCCACTGCTGCTAGTTAAAGATTTTAATACCAAAGGCCAGCTTAAGTCATCAGGCAGGTTTATGTCCAATATTGATTTAGCAGGTATCGTCTGCGCTACTTTAGAAAGCGGTTGCGACATAAAAGATATTGACCACACTAAAATAAACACCAACAGAATCTTAAGAAGTAATCCAGATGCTGGTAAGGGTCAATATGCTACTTTTGAAGTTAAAGATAATATTTTTGAAATTAAAAACTGGAAAAAGATTCGTCAAAATGCAATGCCTTAA
- the phnW gene encoding 2-aminoethylphosphonate--pyruvate transaminase translates to MSATLIHHGHIRLLKQAAEHGKVIVGLTTDEEVLSKKGYQVELAFTHRKEVLEAIQYVDEVVGVPWQITEDTLDEFKIDLLVHGDDNCNNIIQDRLLILPRTEGVSSTEIRSNAQRAITQKNNHKLMLTPGPAAVPHENLQNLKPLFGRGDDEYTAMAESVINWVKKLSGQDEVITMQGSATFALELAAHSFVSGKVLLVSTGYYSDRLEKLLPNGCELTICKYEELDGITDNFDWVLCAYTETSVAFKVDLQSIKNKADDCGAKLYVDATGSIGLEGNHSLADVMAFSSCKGLFGLTGAGFVAHSSDLIPKTLDTFYFNLETQKNKMTTGPYHAIASLYGVIDKHDIFKQRVINSKNAVLEKYQDIVRSDNQPLLCTYLEGEVVPNDNDIVLYSPRSELSGSVICHFGEIDTDGVNINNRISVK, encoded by the coding sequence ATGTCTGCAACCTTAATTCATCACGGACATATTCGTTTATTAAAGCAAGCTGCCGAACATGGGAAAGTCATTGTTGGCTTGACCACTGATGAAGAAGTGTTAAGCAAAAAAGGCTACCAAGTAGAGTTGGCATTTACCCATAGAAAAGAAGTGCTAGAAGCCATTCAATATGTTGATGAAGTTGTGGGGGTGCCTTGGCAGATTACCGAAGATACTTTAGACGAATTTAAGATAGATTTATTGGTTCATGGTGACGATAACTGTAATAACATCATACAAGATAGGCTTTTAATCTTACCAAGAACAGAAGGCGTTAGCAGCACAGAGATTAGAAGTAATGCACAAAGAGCAATCACTCAAAAGAATAATCATAAACTGATGCTTACCCCAGGTCCTGCTGCTGTCCCCCATGAAAATTTGCAAAATTTAAAACCTTTATTTGGCAGGGGCGACGATGAATATACTGCCATGGCGGAATCGGTTATTAACTGGGTTAAAAAGTTAAGCGGGCAAGATGAAGTGATTACAATGCAAGGGTCGGCGACATTTGCATTAGAGTTGGCAGCACACAGTTTTGTGTCAGGTAAAGTGTTACTGGTGTCAACGGGATATTACAGCGACAGATTGGAGAAATTATTACCCAATGGTTGCGAGTTAACAATTTGCAAATATGAAGAATTAGATGGCATTACAGATAATTTTGATTGGGTTTTATGCGCCTACACTGAAACCTCAGTAGCATTCAAAGTAGATTTACAAAGCATTAAAAACAAAGCAGATGACTGTGGTGCGAAACTGTATGTTGATGCCACGGGTTCAATTGGTTTAGAGGGCAATCATAGTTTAGCTGATGTAATGGCATTCAGTTCTTGTAAAGGACTGTTTGGTTTAACAGGTGCAGGGTTTGTTGCACATTCATCTGATTTAATTCCTAAAACACTAGACACCTTTTATTTTAATTTAGAGACGCAAAAAAATAAAATGACCACAGGTCCTTATCATGCAATCGCTTCGCTTTATGGGGTGATTGATAAGCACGACATATTTAAACAAAGAGTCATTAATAGTAAAAATGCAGTTTTAGAAAAATACCAAGACATCGTTCGCAGTGACAATCAACCTTTGCTTTGTACTTATTTAGAGGGCGAAGTTGTACCGAATGACAATGATATTGTTTTGTATTCACCTCGATCTGAGTTAAGTGGGTCGGTGATTTGTCATTTTGGGGAGATTGACACCGATGGTGTTAATATAAATAATAGAATATCTGTTAAATAG
- the prpB gene encoding 2-methylisocitrate lyase, whose product MKTVYVSLIADLLHAGHIKVLKEASKYGEVTVGLLTSTAINELNDVAYLKYQQRLDVLSNLSMVSKVIEQKTASYKDNLLALKPDFVVHGDDWQDGKQKQYRAEVLDLLNSWKGELIEVEYSGDISDKNLKNQLMRLGVTTVHRLGRLRQLIQNKPIVRILEAHNALSALIAENTVVERKGEEVSFDGVWSSSLTDSTAKGKPDIEAIDMTSRINAVNDVFEVTTKPMIFDADTGGKTEHFEFTVKSLERTGVSAVVIEDKTGLKKNSLFGNDVAQTQDSVENFSDKIARGKAAQVGDDFMIVARIESLILEAGMEDALMRAEAYIKAGADGIMIHSRHKDPAEIMEFMQKFRAKDALTPVVVVPTSFNAVTVEEFIEMGVNVVVTANHMLRAAYPAMLNVAKSVLENGRSLEAEPDCMSIPEILEFIPGTK is encoded by the coding sequence ATGAAAACAGTCTATGTTAGTTTAATCGCAGACCTGCTACACGCAGGGCATATTAAAGTCTTAAAAGAAGCATCAAAATACGGTGAAGTGACCGTTGGCTTGCTAACTTCTACCGCAATCAATGAACTAAACGATGTTGCCTATTTAAAATATCAACAAAGATTAGATGTTTTAAGTAACTTGTCTATGGTGTCAAAGGTAATTGAGCAGAAGACTGCCAGTTATAAAGATAATTTATTGGCATTAAAGCCAGACTTTGTTGTTCACGGCGATGATTGGCAGGATGGCAAACAAAAACAATATCGCGCCGAAGTTTTGGATTTATTAAATTCATGGAAGGGCGAATTGATTGAAGTTGAATACAGTGGTGACATCAGCGATAAAAACCTTAAGAATCAATTAATGAGGTTAGGGGTAACAACGGTTCATCGTTTAGGTCGATTAAGGCAACTTATTCAAAATAAACCCATTGTTAGGATTTTGGAAGCACACAACGCACTCAGTGCACTCATTGCAGAAAATACAGTCGTCGAAAGAAAGGGTGAAGAAGTAAGTTTTGATGGCGTATGGTCAAGTTCTTTGACAGATTCAACCGCAAAAGGCAAGCCTGATATTGAGGCGATTGATATGACTTCTCGCATCAATGCGGTGAATGATGTTTTTGAAGTAACGACCAAACCAATGATTTTTGATGCTGACACAGGCGGTAAAACTGAGCATTTTGAATTTACGGTTAAAAGTTTAGAGAGAACAGGTGTGAGTGCTGTTGTTATTGAAGACAAAACAGGGCTTAAAAAGAATTCATTATTCGGCAATGATGTGGCACAAACTCAAGACAGTGTTGAAAATTTTAGCGACAAAATTGCCCGTGGTAAAGCGGCACAAGTGGGTGATGATTTTATGATTGTTGCACGCATTGAATCTTTAATTTTAGAAGCAGGTATGGAGGATGCGTTAATGCGTGCAGAGGCATACATTAAAGCAGGCGCTGATGGCATTATGATTCACTCTCGGCATAAAGACCCAGCAGAGATTATGGAATTTATGCAAAAGTTCAGAGCAAAAGATGCACTAACCCCTGTGGTGGTTGTTCCAACCAGTTTTAATGCGGTAACGGTTGAAGAATTTATTGAAATGGGTGTGAATGTTGTTGTTACTGCAAATCATATGTTAAGAGCTGCCTATCCTGCGATGTTAAATGTTGCAAAATCTGTACTTGAAAACGGCAGAAGTTTAGAAGCCGAGCCTGATTGTATGAGTATCCCAGAGATTTTAGAGTTTATACCTGGTACTAAATAG
- a CDS encoding IS3 family transposase IS1302, which produces MWSTDITYIKIAGGMVYMAAVIDWHSKAVLSHRISNTMDTQLVMGVLNDALDKHPHPEIFNTDQGAQYTSEVHTKRLKDLGVTISMDGKGRATDNICIERFWRSAKCERIYLNEYQSISELVADVDDYIEFYNHRRFHETLEYKKPMNVYQESVELNQKKKKASI; this is translated from the coding sequence GTGTGGTCTACAGACATCACTTACATCAAGATTGCAGGCGGTATGGTTTATATGGCTGCTGTTATTGACTGGCATTCAAAGGCTGTATTATCACATAGAATATCCAACACTATGGATACACAATTGGTAATGGGTGTATTAAATGATGCACTAGATAAACACCCACATCCAGAGATATTTAATACCGATCAAGGTGCTCAATATACCAGTGAAGTGCATACCAAACGCTTAAAAGATTTAGGCGTTACAATATCAATGGATGGAAAAGGTAGGGCTACAGATAACATTTGCATTGAACGCTTCTGGCGAAGTGCCAAATGTGAAAGAATTTATTTAAACGAGTATCAATCTATTAGTGAGCTAGTCGCTGATGTAGATGATTATATTGAGTTCTATAATCATCGAAGATTCCACGAGACATTGGAATATAAAAAACCAATGAATGTGTATCAAGAAAGTGTAGAATTGAACCAGAAAAAGAAGAAGGCTTCTATATAA